The genome window AAAATAGGGCATAATTACCCAAAAATGAGAGAAGGATAAAAAACCGAAGTTAACAAAACGTCGTTGTACAACAAAACTATCCACCAAAACCTCAAAAAAACGTTTTCCACCAAGATTTTGAGGCCGAAGTTTTCCACCAAAAAACGGCAGTTTTCCACCAAAATCGGCAGTTTTCCACCAAGTTTTCCACCAAAAATCGGGCCTCTTGGTGGAAAACTGGGATGGAAGTGAGTTTAACTCTGTCTACATTTTTGAAGTTGAAGTAGTGTATGTTAAGATGAAATAAGTGTAAATAACGAAATTTTGAGAATACAAAGGAACAGTTTATTACAAAGTTTTCCACCAAAATGGGGCGCTATAATAATAACAATAAGATTCTTTTTATATATAATAATAGTGCCTGTTCTATAAGAGCGCGGTCGGACGATAAAAAACGGTACAAAAAAACCCTTCGCCCCAGCATTCTGCTACAATTACAGTTGCAATGCACATTCGCCGCCTGTACCTAACCGACTTTCGCAACTATGCTGAACTTGTGCTCGAGCCGACAGAGGGCATGAACATCCTCTACGGCAAGAACGCGCAAGGCAAAACCAATGTGCTCGAAGCCATCGTGCTGCTTGCCACGACGCGCTCCATGCGTGCTGGGCGCGACTCGCAGATGATACGCGCCGGCGCCGAGCGGGCCCAAATCCATGCCGAGATCGTTCGTGAGCGCGAAGGAGAGGTGGACCTGTTCCTGACCATCCTTCCAACCGACCGCAAAAGCGTTCAGATCAACCATCTCAAGCGCGAACGTGTGCTCGACCTTCTCGGTCAGTTTAACGCCGTTTTCTTTGGAGCATCGGAACTTGCCATCATTTCCGGCGAGCCCGCCGATAGGCGCCACTTTCTCAACATGGAGATATCGCAGATCAGCCCGCGCTATGTATACGATCTCGCTCACTATCGCCGGGTGTTGGAGCAGCGTAACCGTCTGCTGCGCGATCTGCGAGAGATGCGCCTGCCGCGAAAGGATTCTGGGTTGGAGGTATGGAATGAACAGCTGGTTCGCTATGGAACCTCGCTGATCCGGAGGCGGCTGTTTTACATCGAGCGCCTGACCCCCTTAGCCGCCCAGATCCACGCAGAGCTAACCGACGGCAAAGAGAAGCTCGAGCTGCGCTACCAGCCCGGAATTGACCTTACTTCCGAGGAGTTGCCGCGAACGCAAGAGTCAGGAGCCTCAACTCTAATGGCGGCTGAGGGAAAGGACGCTGGGGGTGAGGTCTCCACAGGGACGGTTTCCCCCTTTACCGTCGTGTACGATGCGGAGGAGAGCCAGCTAAGGAGCCTTTTTGAGCGCCATTTGCAGCGGGTACTCGATGAGGAGCTACGAAGAGGCACAACCCTTATCGGCCCGCAGCGCGACGATCTCGTCTTTCTGATCAACGCCGTAGATGCCCGTATCTATGCCTCGCAGGGGCAGCAGCGCACCGTGGCGCTCTCCCTAAAGCTGGCAGAGTTCTGCCTTATGGAGCGTTTCATAGGGGAGCCTCCCGTGATGCTGCTTGATGACGTGATGAGCGACCTCGACGATGTTCGGCGCCGAAGGCTCTTGAAATGGGTGCAGGGGCGATGTCAGACTTTTCTTACCTGCACCAACCTACGCAGCTTTCCAAAAGAGATTCTGCGAGAGGCCGCCGTCTTTCACGTGAGGGCGGGAACCGTCTGTTTTGAGGGATTCGGGACGCATTTCTCGAAAGAGGCGCCAGAACAACCGATACCGGAAGACGCGGCCGTCTTAAAAAAAGAGCCGCGGTAGGCAGCTTGGCACCGTTTCTAGCATAAGAAGACACTGTAGAGAAAGGAGAGGCGCGACCCCTTTGTGCGGTTAAGGCCGGTGGTTTCGCGTGAATTTTGCTATGAGGCGACCTGATAAGCCAGACGATCCGCTCATCCCTTTACTGAAAGGGGGCCCTTTGGCCGAGGCGCTTATGCAGGCCATCGCCCCTCTAGAAAGCGCGCCGCTCATTCGGCAGAGCCTCGCTTTGGTCTGTTGGCCACGCGTCGCGGGAGAGCAGGCGGCCAAAGCCTCCCGCGCAGAGATGATCCGTAACGGCGTGCTTTTTGTGCGTACGCGCAGCTCCACCTGGTCACAAGAGTTGGCTCTGCACAAACACAAGCTGCTTCAAAAGCTGGCCCGACTTCTCGGCCCTGGAGTCGTCACGGATATCGTGTTCCGCGCTCAGGGAGTAGATGGAGAAGACCCCTCCTTCCCTGAGGAAGAGGAGCCGACCGCGGAGGAGCTGCGCAAAGTCGTTTTAACCGATGAGGAACAGGAGCTTCTCAAAGCGCGCCTCGCTTCCCTAGCGAGCATCTCGAATGCGCGCGTTCGCCAGGCGATAGCGCACCGGCTCGAAATGGAAGCGCGGCTCTACCACTGGCGTTTAGAGCGCGGTTGGAAAGCCTGCAAAAAGTGCCAAGTGCTCCATAAAACGCCCTACGCGCTCTGCCCCCTTTGTAGATTGGAGGAGTCGTGAGGCCACGCCCCATCGGCTGGATTACAGTGGGCTTCGCCGCCGGAGCGGGAATAGGCCTTCTATGGCCTCTAAATGCCCTTTTCACGGCCTTTATCGCGTTTTTGGTACTTGATTGCTGCCTTTTCTTTTGGCGGCGCTCTGCGGGCGTTCTAGCGGCTTTTATGGCCCTCGCTTTCCTTCTGGGAGGTCTTCGCGCCCACATTGCCTCAAGGCAAACGCCCTCCCCTTGGCCCGATGGCGGCCTTGTAACTCTTCAAGGAACGCTCCAAACCGATCCGGAACTGCTGCTCACGGCCAGCCATTTTCGGCTTCTGCGGGCCGACATGCACGTTGAGCGATGGCTGGATGGCCCGCATAGCTCGATACCTCTCTCTCAAGATATTCGAGTCTATCTGCCGGCCCCTCCGAACATCGCCGCTTCTCCCCTTTACGGCGATCGCATCGAGGTGCACGGCAAGATCGCTCCCTCCATGCCGCTGCGCGATCCGGGCAGCCCAGCCTGTTGTTCCGATGAGGGCTCCGACTCGCGTTTGGTGCTCATCGCGCGAGGCGACTTCGCATGGAGACGGCTTCCCTCGCGCCCTCTTCAAGCGCCTTTTCAACGGGCGGCTCTCTTCCTGCAGAGGCGCGCTCTCGCTGCATTCAGGGGCTATCTGCCCGGCACTGAGGTGGGGCTGCTCAGCGCGCTACTCTTTGGAAACCGCCAAGGTCTTGCGCCGGAGCTGGCCTCATCTTTCGATCGCACAGGCGCTACCTATCTGCTGGCAACAGCGGGGTTGCACGTGGGGATGTTCACGCTGCTGCTTCTTTGGATGGCTCAAAGAGTGGTGGGGATGCCGCGCAAAATGGCGCTACTGCTCACCGTGTGCGCCCTCGGCCTGTTCGTGGTTATGGCGGGCGGACGCCCCGCGGTGCTTCGTGCCGCCACCATGCTTGGGTTGTACCTCATGGCCCCTCTCTTTGAACGGGAGCCGGACTTCACGGGAGCTCTTTGTGCTTCGGCTTTGCTGTTGCTCCTTTGGAACCCCCAGATGCTGCTCACTCCGGGTTTTCAGCTCTCCTACGCGGTGGTCATCACTATTGCGCTCCTTGCACCCGTCATCGAGTACCCTCTCAGACACCTGCTTCAGAACCGCCTACACAAAACCTCCATCGAGCGCCTCCTCATCCCCTTAGGGCGTTTCCTTTACACCACTCTCTTCCTCTCGCTCGCAGCCCAGATCGGCGCCGCTCCTCTGGTGGCCTATCACTTCCATACGCTTTCCGTTACGGCGCCCATGGCCAACTTTTGCCTGCTGCTCGTCGCGCTGCCGCTACTGTTTTTAGGGTATGCGGCCGTTTTGGTCGCTGCCGTCCACCCGCTGTTGGCTCATCCCCTTCTGCTTTGCATCTCGATCGGGCTGAAAGCCCTCATCGGGTTATCGGCGCTTTTCTCAAAACCCCTTTGGGCTGAACTCTCCGTAGGCTCACCCCCAATCGGCCTTATCGTGTTGCTCTATGGGCTTCTCTTGATAGGCCTACTTTTCCTCAGGCACACCATGCCCTTACACCAGTTGCCCATCGAGGAGGAGTTTTAAGATGCGCGCCTCCTCTAAGGTAATCATCCGCCGCTTTGCTATCTCTATCGCCATCCGAACCTACCTGCTCCTGCTGGTTCTCCTGTTGGGCATTAGCCTCATTTTGCTTGGTTGGAGCGCCCTCGCGCGGCAGGGTGAAAAGGGGCTCCGCGTCTATTTTCTGGATGTAGGGCAGGGCGATGCTGCCGTCCTCGCTACACCCAGCGGCCGAATTTTCGTCGTAGACACCGGCCGAGATAACCAGGAGACCGGTGAGGATATGGGGCGCGAGGTGGTGATCCCTTTCTTTCACGTCGAAGGGTTTACCCATATAGACGCCCTGATTCTCACGCATCCCCATGCCGACCACATCGGAGGGGCTGCCACGCTTCTCGAAAACCTTCCTTGCGATGCCCTCGTAGATAACGGGCAAAGCGAAAACTCCGTGGAAGAGGCGGCCTACCTGGCCGCTGCATACCGCCGTCATGTCCCACGCATAACGCCGCTTCCTGGGGAGCAGATAGATTGCGGCGATGGAGTAACGCTGCATTTTCTAGCGCCAACCTCTGCCGAGCGCTCCGGCCCCCCAAACAACGCCAGCGTGGTGGTGCGTGTGGACTATGGCCGGACACATTTTCTACTGATGGGCGATGCCGAGGCGCCAGAGGAGGCGACTTTGCTCTCCGAGGGGCAGAGCCTGGCCTGTGATGTGCTGAAGGTGGGACATCACGGCAGCGACACCTCCACAACTCCCCGTTTTCTACAGGCTGTGCATCCAAAGTTCGCCGTGATCTCGGTGGGAGCGCACAATCTCTACGGCCATCCTTCCCCGCTCGTAATAGAGAGATTAAGACAGACAGGCGTAAAAATCTATCGAACCGATCGGAACGGTGCCATAGAGGCCCTCTCCGATGGAAACGAAGTTCGCATGGTTTTGCTCTGCAGCCGTGCCTCACATTGACACCGGAAAGACAAAAGGGTAGAATCATCGTTTGTACTCTAGCATGTTGTCGAAGCTACCTGTTGTCGGTGCCTTCCTCTTGTTGCGTTTTCCAAAGCTCCGCTCGTACAATAAGGGGATAGGTGCACGACACGTTGTGTGAATCGTGTATACTTAGAAAAATCTGTCGGTTCTCTAAGGCGAGAGTGTCGGCTCCTAGGTTCGGGGGCCGCGAGGAATAAACACTATGTACGAGATTCTTTCTCAAATAAAAAGCCCTGATGACCTCAAAACGCTTTCGCGTGACCAACTCAAACAGGTCGCTCGCGAGTTGCGTCAGGCCATTGTAGATCATCTTTCGCAAACGGGAGGCCACTTTGCTTCCGATCTAGGCGCGGTGGAGCTTATTCTCGCGCTGCACACGGTGTACTCCGTTCCCAAAGATAAGATCATTTGGGACACAGGGCACCAGTGCTATGCCCATAAGATGCTGACGGGGCGCCTTGAACGCTTCAGCACGTTGCGCCAATACGGGGGCATTAGCGGCTTTCTCCGGCGTGAGGAGAGTGAGTACGATCTGTTCGGCGCGGGGCATGCCGGAACCAGCATCTCGGCGGCCTATGGCTTTGCAGTTGCTCGTGATTTTGCCGGAAAGAGCAACGAAGAGCATGTGCTGGCCGTTATTGGCGACGCGGCCATGACGGCAGGCCTCGCGCTAGAGGGGCTGCATAATGCGGGCCACAGTGGGCGAAACTTTGTGGTCGTGCTCAACGACAACGAGATGTCCATCGCCGAAAGCGTGGGAGCGCTGGCCAAATACCTAGCTAAACTGCGCGTGACACCGCTCTATCAGAGCCTGGAGAGCCGGACACGTGGACTGCTCAAGCGTATTGACAAAACCCCTGGGCAAGTCGTTTTCCGAGCGGCCGGTTCCGTGTTGAAGCACAACCTAACCCATCTCGTCTCCACCGAGAACTCCGGTGTTCTGTTCGAACAGCTAGGCTATCAGTACATCGGCCCGGTGGATGGTCACGACCTCGATCTGCTGATAGACCTCTTCACGGCCATTAAGAGCATCAAAGGGCCCGTGTTTGTGCATCTGCTCACCGTGAAGGGCAAGGGATACGAAAAGGCCGAAGAGGATGCCCGCAAATGGCACGCCGTAACTCCACCTATGTTTAAGGAGACGGCAGAAGGCACCGCAGCAAGCAGCAAATCGAGCGGCCAATCGTGGACGAGCTACTTTAGCAAAACGATTCTTGAGCTGGCCGCTGAAGACCCCAAGATCGTCGCGATAACCGCCGCCATGCCGGATGGCACGGGGCTAACGCCGTTCAGCAAACAGTTCCCCGATCGCTATTTCGACACGGCCATCGCGGAGCAGCATGCGGTCTGTTTTGCGGCTGGGCTGGCTGCCGAAGGCATGAAGCCTATCACGGCCATCTACTCCACCTTCCTTCAACGCGCCTACGATATGATCCTTCACGATGTCGCCATCCAGAACCTGCCCGTTCTCTTCTGCCTCGATCGCGCTGGGCTGGTGGGCGACGACGGCCCAACCCATCATGGTGTCTTCGACATCGCCTACATGCGCCCCATTCCCAACATGGCGCTCTTGGCGCCGAAAGATGGGCCGGAGCTGGTGCAGATGCTGCGGTATATGGTGCAGGAGCATGTGGTGGGGCCTCATGCGGGGCCTATCGCTGTGCGCTATCCGCGCGGGAATGCGCCCTCCGTGGAATGGCCCGTGGAAAGCGCACCCATCGAATACGGAAAGTCCGAGGTGTTGCTTGACGGCGGCGACATCGCCCTGTTTGCCTACGGCAATATGGTGGTGCCGGCCTTCGAGGCCGCAAAGACGCTGCGAGCGGAGGGAATAGACGCGGCGCTTATTAATCTACGATGGGCAAAGCCGCTGGATGCGGAGACCATCCTAACCTACGCGAAGAAGACGCGGTGCATGCTCGTGATGGAGGAAGGGGTGGTACATGGTGGCGTTGGATCGGCCATCCTGGAGCTGTTGGCGGAAGCCGGCGTAACGGATGTGAGGGTAAAGCTTTTCGGGGTACCCGATAAGTTTATTGAACACGGCGCCATACCTATCCTCCATCAGCTCTGCATGCTAACCGCCCACGACTTTGCCGCAGCTGCCCGCGATCTATTGGGCAAACCGCAGCCTGAACCTGTGGCCGTCGCTCGAGAGGCCCGCCACGAGTCGCTCACGGCCTAAAGGCTGTCTTGGCAAATTCGGGGGTAGGCGCTAGCGCCCTACCAAAAGAGGGCAAAAGAAGGGAGTGGCCCATGTCCGCAAAAGGCTTTGCGCTGAAGGAAAGCGGGCAAGGAACGAGGTGTTTGCAGGGGAGGAAGGGGCGGATTGAACAACGAGAACGCGGCCTACTATCGTTACAACCTGTTGCTTGCTGCCACCTCACCCCTTCTAACCCTCTTCTTGGCGCAGCGTTTCCTCTCCGGGAAATCGCGCCCTGGCTGGTCTGAACGTTGGGGGCACCTGCCCTCTTTCGACTCTCTCTCTCCAAACCGCATCTGGGTTCACGCGGTATCGGCCGGCGAGGTGGTGGCGAGTCTACCGATTCTGCGCGCGTTAAAATCGAGCTTTCCCGACCACGCTCTGTTTCTCAGCGTTATCACGCCGGCTGGCCATGAGGTGGCCGTAAAGCAGGCTGCGGCGTGGCTTGAAGGGCTCTTCTATGCCCCCTTCGATCTGCCCTGGGTGGTAAAACGCGTCGTCCGAACGCTGCGTCCCCAGCTCTACGTCAGCTTGGAGAGCGAGCTCTGGCCCAATCTCCTTCATATGCTAAAGCGCCACGGGGTCAACACCGCCCTCGTCAACGGCCGGATAACCCCACGAAGCTTTGAACGCGCGCGCCGCTTCGCTCCCGGCCTTTTTCGGTGGATGCTTGGCAATGTAGACCTTCTCCTCATGCAATCTCAAGCCGATGCGGAGAGGGTCGCTGTCTTGGGCGGAGCGCCGGTCGAAGGACGTATACACGTGGTGGGCAACACGAAGTTCGACCAAGAGCTGCACCCTCTGGACAGGGCGCGACGGGAACAGATGAAGGCCGAATTGCGATTACCGTTAGAGGCCCCGGTTTTGGTGGCTGGCAGCACGCGAAGCGCGAATGAAGAGAGAATCGTTGTGCAGGCTTTTCTCCAGATGAGACGGCGCCTGCCCTCCCTCTGTCTAATCGTAGCGCCACGCCAGCTGAGCCGCGTGGAGGAGACCTTGCAGATTCTCCGCCAGGCAAACCTAAACCCCGCACGACGCACATCCCCTCAAGCCTCTGTAACCGACTGTCTCGTGCTCGATACGATGGGCGAACTGGCGGATGTCTACGCGGTCGCGGATGTGACCTTCCTGGGCAACACATTTCCTCCAGTCGTTCAGGGTGGGGGGCAGAACATTTTGCAGCCGCTGGCGCACGGCAAGCCGGTTCTCCATGGGCCTCACTACGCCACTATCCGAGCCGAGGTGACATTGGCGCAAGAGGCCGGTGTGGCTTTTCCTGTGGCAAATGCTGAGGAGCTGGCCGCTAAGGCGCTGCAGCTTTTAGGAGACAAGTGTCTCCTTGAAAAGCTCGCTC of Chthonomonas calidirosea T49 contains these proteins:
- the recF gene encoding DNA replication/repair protein RecF (All proteins in this family for which functions are known are DNA-binding proteins that assist the filamentation of RecA onto DNA for the initiation of recombination or recombinational repair.), encoding MHIRRLYLTDFRNYAELVLEPTEGMNILYGKNAQGKTNVLEAIVLLATTRSMRAGRDSQMIRAGAERAQIHAEIVREREGEVDLFLTILPTDRKSVQINHLKRERVLDLLGQFNAVFFGASELAIISGEPADRRHFLNMEISQISPRYVYDLAHYRRVLEQRNRLLRDLREMRLPRKDSGLEVWNEQLVRYGTSLIRRRLFYIERLTPLAAQIHAELTDGKEKLELRYQPGIDLTSEELPRTQESGASTLMAAEGKDAGGEVSTGTVSPFTVVYDAEESQLRSLFERHLQRVLDEELRRGTTLIGPQRDDLVFLINAVDARIYASQGQQRTVALSLKLAEFCLMERFIGEPPVMLLDDVMSDLDDVRRRRLLKWVQGRCQTFLTCTNLRSFPKEILREAAVFHVRAGTVCFEGFGTHFSKEAPEQPIPEDAAVLKKEPR
- a CDS encoding DciA family protein, producing MRRPDKPDDPLIPLLKGGPLAEALMQAIAPLESAPLIRQSLALVCWPRVAGEQAAKASRAEMIRNGVLFVRTRSSTWSQELALHKHKLLQKLARLLGPGVVTDIVFRAQGVDGEDPSFPEEEEPTAEELRKVVLTDEEQELLKARLASLASISNARVRQAIAHRLEMEARLYHWRLERGWKACKKCQVLHKTPYALCPLCRLEES
- a CDS encoding ComEC/Rec2 family competence protein, which translates into the protein MRPRPIGWITVGFAAGAGIGLLWPLNALFTAFIAFLVLDCCLFFWRRSAGVLAAFMALAFLLGGLRAHIASRQTPSPWPDGGLVTLQGTLQTDPELLLTASHFRLLRADMHVERWLDGPHSSIPLSQDIRVYLPAPPNIAASPLYGDRIEVHGKIAPSMPLRDPGSPACCSDEGSDSRLVLIARGDFAWRRLPSRPLQAPFQRAALFLQRRALAAFRGYLPGTEVGLLSALLFGNRQGLAPELASSFDRTGATYLLATAGLHVGMFTLLLLWMAQRVVGMPRKMALLLTVCALGLFVVMAGGRPAVLRAATMLGLYLMAPLFEREPDFTGALCASALLLLLWNPQMLLTPGFQLSYAVVITIALLAPVIEYPLRHLLQNRLHKTSIERLLIPLGRFLYTTLFLSLAAQIGAAPLVAYHFHTLSVTAPMANFCLLLVALPLLFLGYAAVLVAAVHPLLAHPLLLCISIGLKALIGLSALFSKPLWAELSVGSPPIGLIVLLYGLLLIGLLFLRHTMPLHQLPIEEEF
- a CDS encoding ComEC/Rec2 family competence protein — protein: MRASSKVIIRRFAISIAIRTYLLLLVLLLGISLILLGWSALARQGEKGLRVYFLDVGQGDAAVLATPSGRIFVVDTGRDNQETGEDMGREVVIPFFHVEGFTHIDALILTHPHADHIGGAATLLENLPCDALVDNGQSENSVEEAAYLAAAYRRHVPRITPLPGEQIDCGDGVTLHFLAPTSAERSGPPNNASVVVRVDYGRTHFLLMGDAEAPEEATLLSEGQSLACDVLKVGHHGSDTSTTPRFLQAVHPKFAVISVGAHNLYGHPSPLVIERLRQTGVKIYRTDRNGAIEALSDGNEVRMVLLCSRASH
- the dxs gene encoding 1-deoxy-D-xylulose-5-phosphate synthase → MYEILSQIKSPDDLKTLSRDQLKQVARELRQAIVDHLSQTGGHFASDLGAVELILALHTVYSVPKDKIIWDTGHQCYAHKMLTGRLERFSTLRQYGGISGFLRREESEYDLFGAGHAGTSISAAYGFAVARDFAGKSNEEHVLAVIGDAAMTAGLALEGLHNAGHSGRNFVVVLNDNEMSIAESVGALAKYLAKLRVTPLYQSLESRTRGLLKRIDKTPGQVVFRAAGSVLKHNLTHLVSTENSGVLFEQLGYQYIGPVDGHDLDLLIDLFTAIKSIKGPVFVHLLTVKGKGYEKAEEDARKWHAVTPPMFKETAEGTAASSKSSGQSWTSYFSKTILELAAEDPKIVAITAAMPDGTGLTPFSKQFPDRYFDTAIAEQHAVCFAAGLAAEGMKPITAIYSTFLQRAYDMILHDVAIQNLPVLFCLDRAGLVGDDGPTHHGVFDIAYMRPIPNMALLAPKDGPELVQMLRYMVQEHVVGPHAGPIAVRYPRGNAPSVEWPVESAPIEYGKSEVLLDGGDIALFAYGNMVVPAFEAAKTLRAEGIDAALINLRWAKPLDAETILTYAKKTRCMLVMEEGVVHGGVGSAILELLAEAGVTDVRVKLFGVPDKFIEHGAIPILHQLCMLTAHDFAAAARDLLGKPQPEPVAVAREARHESLTA
- a CDS encoding 3-deoxy-D-manno-octulosonic acid transferase — protein: MNNENAAYYRYNLLLAATSPLLTLFLAQRFLSGKSRPGWSERWGHLPSFDSLSPNRIWVHAVSAGEVVASLPILRALKSSFPDHALFLSVITPAGHEVAVKQAAAWLEGLFYAPFDLPWVVKRVVRTLRPQLYVSLESELWPNLLHMLKRHGVNTALVNGRITPRSFERARRFAPGLFRWMLGNVDLLLMQSQADAERVAVLGGAPVEGRIHVVGNTKFDQELHPLDRARREQMKAELRLPLEAPVLVAGSTRSANEERIVVQAFLQMRRRLPSLCLIVAPRQLSRVEETLQILRQANLNPARRTSPQASVTDCLVLDTMGELADVYAVADVTFLGNTFPPVVQGGGQNILQPLAHGKPVLHGPHYATIRAEVTLAQEAGVAFPVANAEELAAKALQLLGDKCLLEKLAHRAQSLIQANRGASQRCIEALAPLLKAGALR